From Delphinus delphis chromosome X, mDelDel1.2, whole genome shotgun sequence, a single genomic window includes:
- the FATE1 gene encoding LOW QUALITY PROTEIN: fetal and adult testis-expressed transcript protein (The sequence of the model RefSeq protein was modified relative to this genomic sequence to represent the inferred CDS: inserted 1 base in 1 codon; substituted 1 base at 1 genomic stop codon) encodes MAGGPPTSKXDIEMSMAEELVPASQGHSXEHVIPAEMKGQGSQSLGVSQKQQKLDLKAAGSAAVWNMPATWSKKVVLYLRKKKKKKKKKEEKEKEEEEDEGEGGGGGGGGEEEEEKKRRGKKKIKYYGSEADMVAEIGLEELNGLEMEVMRRQLHVITGLRAVEDQGAAWRHREAVFFAMLLATRIANLWLWRHSGASCRPAVQLEPFPPPLLLFSPSATPAHPPFSSQQPFPNSA; translated from the exons ATGGCAGGAGGACCCCCAAcatcaa aagacatagaaatgtCCATGGCTGAAGAGCTGGTTCCTGCAAGCCAAGGGCATAGCTAAGAGCACGTGATCCCAGCAG AAATGAAGGGGCAGGGTTCCCAGTCCCTGGGTGTTTCTCAGAAGCAACAGAAATTGGATCTAAAGGCTGCTGGCTCTGCTGCAGTTTGGAATATGCCTGCAACCTGGTCCAAGAAAGTGGTACT GTATcttaggaagaagaagaagaagaagaagaagaaggaggagaaggagaaggaggaggaggaggacgagggggaggggggagggggaggaggaggaggagaagaagaggaggagaagaagaggagggggaagaagaaaataaaatactatggCTCTGAA GCAGATATGGTCGCTGAGATTGGCCTGGAAGAACTAAATGGACTGGAGATGGAGGTCATGAGAAGACAG CTGCACGTGATCACCGGTCTGCGCGCCGTGGAGGACCAGGGTGCCGCCTGGCGCCACAGGGAAGCCGTGTTCTTCGCCATGCTGTTGGCTACCCGCATCGCCAACCTCTGGCTGTGGAGGCACAGTGGTGCTTCGTGCCGACCCGCCGTGCAACTGgagcccttcccccctccccttcttctcttctctccctcggCCACCCCTGCCCATCCTCCTTTCAGCTCTCAGCAGCCATTTCCCAACTCTGCCTGA